A genomic segment from Triticum dicoccoides isolate Atlit2015 ecotype Zavitan chromosome 1A, WEW_v2.0, whole genome shotgun sequence encodes:
- the LOC119363848 gene encoding uncharacterized protein LOC119363848, giving the protein MQLSIILVQLWNEWEIRLLVLLSYTLQLFLFFTGGLRRRSSNTLLRFSIWLAYLGADMIAFYTLGQISRLGDSINSRDPFTGTLSLAFFWAPFLLVHLGGQDTITAFSSEDNNLWLRHFLNLLVEVSLALYVFWKSMGNSNQLLIPAMFVFVSGIVKYGERIWALKYGSKDDLNSTTSNYENNQLPLLSVEQDRYCDIVCYALHTARYIRGFLAGRATFQMGHEIQFTLVEYFGRFAEHGAKLKIIEMELAIIYDDLYTKAVLFRTWTGSIFRCVVHISAVVAFVLFYADRKESYSRVDIAITYALLIGSIFMELVSILMAMVSPWAWAFLKARNFHCLTNLFWSIFNIVQPEKRLWWSDSMGQYNLLRSIFCIESPTIGMIRNIINSVGWAKVWKHLRHTKDVKAKHKVMECVVQWLDKQDRFNDLAKGMRPRLSTELELILRGPFEHAILQLHLFTDYHIRGLLDEEGSRLHDKGGRSHLASICEEISNYMIYLLVVNPSMLPVSTTAEDTLALFPEKIFSTGRGGVRDVPCLVLDRLKLFVLQICNYFVKESSTDTRTVSPAALGLDLPLSTSQKHIREVLHKDWTAAGEIEGKILLGARALLDFPESELTIDELLVEIKEIWIRLLVYAAGKSHAEAHAQQMSRGGGELLTFVWLLMAAHYELGDVARRLDLVTSSSGAAEGDRLFAFIFPSYEQPTPM; this is encoded by the coding sequence ATGCAATTGTCAATCATATTGGTGCAGCTATGGAATGAGTGGGAAATCAGGTTACTTGTGCTTCTCAGTTATACACTGCAACTATTCCTCTTCTTCACAGGGGGGCTTAGGCGACGAAGCAGTAATACATTGCTAAGATTCTCTATTTGGTTGGCTTATTTGGGGGCAGACATGATTGCATTTTATACTCTTGGTCAGATCTCTCGACTTGGAGATTCTATCAATAGTAGGGATCCGTTTACAGGGACATTGTCTTTGGCATTCTTTTGGGCACCTTTCCTCCTTGTTCATCTTGGCGGACAAGACACTATTACTGCCTTTTCATCTGAGGATAACAATTTGTGGCTAAGGCATTTTCTGAATCTTTTGGTTGAAGTCAGCCTTGCATTATATGTCTTTTGGAAATCAATGGGGAACAGCAATCAGCTTTTAATTCCAGCCATGTTTGTGTTCGTTTCTGGAATAGTTAAGTACGGGGAGAGGATTTGGGCTCTCAAGTATGGGAGTAAGGATGACCTTAATAGCACCACTAGTAACTATGAAAATAATCAATTGCCACTACTAAGTGTTGAGCAAGATAGATACTGTGACATTGTTTGCTATGCTCTCCATACGGCACGCTATATTCGAGGATTCCTTGCAGGGCGTGCAACTTTTCAGATGGGGCATGAAATTCAGTTTACATTAGTAGAATATTTTGGAAGATTTGCAGAGCATGGGGCAAAACTTAAGATCATTGAGATGGAGCTTGCTATTATATATGATGACCTCTACACCAAGGCTGTTCTGTTTAGGACATGGACAGGTAGCATTTTTCGCTGTGTTGTACATATCTCTGCAGTGGTTGCTTTTGTGCTCTTCTACGCAGACAGGAAAGAAAGCTATAGCAGAGTGGATATTGCAATAACATATGCATTACTCATTGGTAGCATTTTTATGGAACTTGTTTCAATTCTTATGGCAATGGTATCACCATGGGCATGGGCATTCTTGAAAGCACGGAATTTTCACTGTCTTACCAATTTGTTCTGGTCTATCTTCAACATTGTTCAGCCGGAGAAGAGGCTGTGGTGGTCAGATTCCATGGGGCAATATAACCTTCTGCGCTCCATATTCTGTATTGAATCACCAACCATTGGCATGATCAGAAATATCATAAATTCTGTTGGTTGGGCTAAGGTTTGGAAGCACTTACGACACACCAAGGATGTCAAAGCTAAGCATAAGGTCATGGAATGTGTGGTGCAGTGGTTGGACAAGCAGGATCGTTTCAATGATTTAGCAAAAGGGATGAGGCCTAGACTTAGCACAGAACTGGAATTGATACTGCGAGGACCTTTTGAGCATGCCATACTCCAACTACATTTGTTTACAGATTATCATATAAGGGGTCTACTTGATGAGGAGGGATCACGTCTACACGACAAAGGAGGTAGATCACATCTTGCGAGCATATGTGAGGAAATATCAAATTACATGATCTATCTTCTTGTTGTAAACCCTTCCATGTTGCCGGTCAGTACCACTGCAGAAGATACACTTGCATTGTTCCCAGAGAAAATATTCTCTACCGGCAGGGGTGGAGTCAGAGATGTGCCGTGCCTTGTGCTGGATAGACTCAAGCTATTTGTCCTCCAGATTTGTAATTACTTTGTGAAGGAGTCTTCAACAGATACTAGGACAGTATCCCCGGCAGCCCTAGGCCTGGATCTTCCCCTGTCTACCAGCCAGAAACATATCCGAGAAGTGCTACATAAGGATTGGACGGCTGCTGGAGAAATTGAAGGCAAAATACTGTTGGGTGCCCGAGCTTTATTGGACTTTCCAGAGTCTGAATTGACCATCGATGAATTATTGGTGGAGATCAAAGAAATATGGATAAGGCTGCTTGTTTATGCAGCAGGCAAGTCACACGCAGAGGCACATGCGCAACAGATGAGCAGAGGAGGAGGGGAGCTGCTCACGTTTGTTTGGTTACTCATGGCCGCCCACTATGAGCTCGGTGATGTTGCTCGCAGGCTCGACCTTGTTACATCCTCATCTGGTGCTGCAGAGGGAGATCGACTTTTCGCCTTCATCTTTCCGTCTTATGAACAACCTACACCCATGTAG